A region from the Campylobacter blaseri genome encodes:
- a CDS encoding DUF1007 family protein, producing MIKRILIFLVSVFFTTQASACALCALMTPTAHIYLDFNTTQEELNSIKVSWHFSKNFTDLTLEGYDLNGNLKLDEDELAEVNFAMVDYLQRKNYLMKYEYYDMPDGKTHELEGEIIDSKSSLVDGRYVFEFIKKVKLPIKDNRILKIVANDDEGYFNFSFLNSGKSMILDNLYAIYNSNLNATFIEFKKGNISTQKQKSLKSLIKNSNIDSEKVSKNFIDEYGLKTLKKLKSLFANSAEFSFLTIFSIISISFLYGFFHAAGPGHAKMLTTSYFLANGGNYLKSFIFSLKIGIFHVIGAFLLVVVSMFGVDLVASSVSSNNISLTTKVSAIIIILVSLFLFADKIKEIKGNTHQTGCKCSSCCGHKKSENEWFIALSAAIIPCPGTILVFVVAFNIGSYFLSFISAIFMALGMSVVIFLAAVIGFKANKIGTSKFKNLKIYIEFFGIFLMLILGVFMFLIADKIGIL from the coding sequence ATGATTAAAAGAATTTTGATTTTTTTGGTGTCTGTGTTTTTTACAACACAGGCATCAGCTTGTGCATTATGTGCTTTAATGACCCCAACAGCGCATATCTATCTAGATTTTAATACCACACAAGAAGAGCTTAACAGCATAAAAGTATCGTGGCATTTTTCAAAAAACTTCACAGATTTAACATTAGAAGGATATGATTTAAATGGAAATTTAAAGCTTGATGAGGATGAATTAGCTGAGGTAAATTTTGCTATGGTTGATTATCTTCAAAGAAAAAATTATCTAATGAAATATGAATATTATGATATGCCAGATGGAAAAACGCACGAACTTGAAGGCGAGATTATAGACTCAAAATCAAGTCTGGTTGATGGAAGATATGTTTTTGAGTTTATTAAAAAGGTAAAACTCCCTATAAAAGATAATAGAATATTAAAAATAGTTGCAAATGATGATGAGGGATATTTTAATTTTAGCTTTTTAAATAGTGGCAAAAGTATGATTTTGGATAATTTATATGCTATTTATAATTCAAATTTAAATGCTACATTTATTGAGTTTAAAAAAGGAAATATTAGCACTCAAAAACAAAAGAGTTTAAAATCTTTAATTAAAAATAGCAATATAGATAGCGAAAAAGTAAGTAAAAATTTCATAGATGAGTATGGACTAAAAACACTTAAAAAACTTAAATCCCTTTTTGCCAATAGTGCAGAGTTTAGCTTTTTAACTATTTTTAGCATAATTTCAATATCTTTTCTATATGGTTTTTTTCATGCAGCAGGACCTGGACATGCAAAAATGCTAACAACGAGTTACTTTTTAGCAAATGGTGGAAACTATCTAAAAAGCTTTATTTTTTCACTTAAAATCGGAATTTTTCATGTTATAGGTGCCTTTTTGTTAGTTGTTGTTAGTATGTTTGGAGTTGATTTGGTGGCATCTTCTGTTTCAAGTAACAACATCTCTTTAACGACCAAGGTTTCAGCTATAATTATAATACTTGTTAGTCTGTTTTTGTTTGCTGATAAGATTAAAGAGATTAAGGGTAATACACATCAAACAGGTTGTAAATGCTCTAGTTGTTGTGGGCATAAAAAGAGTGAAAATGAGTGGTTCATAGCTTTAAGTGCGGCTATAATTCCATGCCCTGGAACTATACTTGTGTTTGTTGTGGCTTTTAATATAGGAAGTTACTTTTTAAGCTTTATAAGTGCTATTTTTATGGCACTAGGTATGTCAGTTGTTATATTTTTAGCAGCTGTTATAGGATTTAAAGCCAATAAAATAGGAACTAGTAAATTTAAAAACCTTAAAATATATATTGAGTTTTTTGGCATATTTTTAATGCTAATTTTAGGTGTGTTTATGTTTTTAATTGCTGATAAAATAGGTATATTATGA
- a CDS encoding metal ABC transporter ATP-binding protein, with protein MSEIVVKDLSFGYDENLVLEDINLEYNKNDFLTIIGPNGGGKSTFLKIMLGLITPKQGSIEIYGKKPQDVSSILGYVPQFIPINENFPISVLDVVLMGKIDKKKFGFYTKECKEDALEALKLVGMEACAKRRISELSGGQRQRVYIARALCSDAKILLLDEPTASIDTQGQIEIYDLLKEINKNGKGIIVISHDVNISINYATKVGHINKKLVMHEIDIEKKDNFFNHLREEHTHICDVELILRECSCKNY; from the coding sequence ATGAGTGAGATAGTAGTAAAAGACTTAAGCTTTGGTTATGATGAAAATTTAGTTTTAGAAGATATAAATTTAGAATATAATAAAAATGATTTTTTAACTATAATAGGTCCAAATGGTGGTGGAAAAAGTACATTTTTAAAGATAATGCTAGGATTAATCACCCCTAAGCAAGGAAGTATTGAAATTTATGGTAAAAAACCACAAGATGTTTCATCTATATTAGGATATGTTCCGCAATTCATACCTATAAATGAAAATTTCCCTATTAGTGTTTTAGATGTTGTTTTAATGGGTAAAATTGATAAAAAGAAATTTGGTTTTTATACAAAAGAGTGCAAAGAAGATGCATTGGAAGCACTTAAATTAGTTGGGATGGAAGCTTGCGCAAAAAGAAGAATTAGTGAGCTTAGTGGTGGTCAAAGACAAAGAGTTTATATAGCAAGAGCCCTTTGTAGTGACGCTAAGATACTTTTGCTAGATGAGCCAACAGCTAGTATTGACACGCAAGGGCAAATTGAAATTTATGATCTATTAAAAGAGATAAATAAAAACGGAAAAGGCATAATAGTAATAAGCCACGATGTTAATATCTCCATAAACTACGCTACAAAAGTAGGGCACATAAACAAAAAACTAGTTATGCATGAAATTGATATAGAGAAAAAAGATAACTTTTTTAACCATTTAAGAGAAGAGCATACTCATATTTGTGATGTTGAGCTTATTTTAAGGGAGTGTTCTTGCAAGAATTATTGA
- a CDS encoding metal ABC transporter permease has product MQELLSLTFMQNAFLGGILVSIACGIVGSLVVINRMTFIAGGISHAAYGGIGLAFYFGIAPLLGATVFSIFLALLVAFITLKDKERFDSIVGAIWAFGMAFGIILIDLTPGYNVDLMSYLFGSILAIDKNTLYFVSMVDIIFIIMMCVFYRQFCAISFDSEFARLKGVNSTLFYYVLVAMMALCVVGTIQVVGLILVISLMTIPPYIAEIFSKRLGEMMVYSAIISSIFCIVGLLLSYKFDITSGASIIMVASIFFFMVVIFKRLKSL; this is encoded by the coding sequence TTGCAAGAATTATTGAGTTTAACTTTTATGCAAAACGCCTTTTTGGGCGGAATTTTAGTAAGTATTGCTTGTGGAATTGTTGGATCGTTAGTTGTTATAAATAGAATGACATTTATAGCAGGAGGTATCTCTCATGCTGCATATGGTGGCATAGGTCTTGCTTTTTATTTTGGCATAGCTCCACTTTTAGGCGCTACTGTATTTTCAATATTTTTAGCGCTTTTAGTGGCTTTTATAACCTTAAAAGATAAAGAGAGGTTTGATTCAATAGTTGGAGCCATATGGGCATTTGGTATGGCTTTTGGTATTATTTTGATAGATTTAACGCCAGGATATAATGTTGATTTGATGAGCTATCTTTTTGGTTCTATACTAGCTATTGATAAAAATACGCTCTATTTTGTATCTATGGTTGATATCATATTCATTATAATGATGTGCGTGTTTTATAGGCAATTTTGTGCTATAAGTTTTGATAGTGAGTTTGCTAGATTAAAGGGTGTAAACTCAACGCTATTTTATTACGTACTAGTTGCTATGATGGCACTTTGTGTAGTTGGAACCATTCAAGTTGTTGGGCTAATTTTAGTAATATCTTTGATGACTATTCCTCCATACATTGCTGAGATATTCTCTAAAAGACTTGGGGAAATGATGGTTTATTCGGCTATTATCTCATCAATCTTTTGCATTGTAGGTCTACTTCTTAGTTATAAATTTGATATAACAAGTGGCGCTAGCATTATAATGGTTGCATCGATCTTTTTCTTTATGGTTGTAATTTTTAAAAGACTAAAAAGTCTTTAA